The genomic DNA GGGACCGTCGCGTGGCGGTCGACCGGCGTCGAGCGACGGTCGGGCCCCGGCCGGTCACTTCCGCCCGGTCCACTTCGCCAGCAGGAGCGTCCCCTCGAAGAGGACGATCATCGTCGCCGCGACGATGATGGGCGCCATCCCGGTCGGGTCCGGGCTGAACAGGAAGGCCAGGCCGGCGAACGCGCCCCAGAAGTAGAGGCGCTTGCTCGCCATCCATCCCCGCGTGACGATACCCATCATCAGCGCGAGGCTGATGAACAGGGGAATCTGGAAGATGATGGCGAAGCCGCCCAGCATCAGCACCATCAGGTCGAACGTCTCGGTCAGGCCGAACGCGATGACGGTGGCGTCCTCCGAGTAGAAGACGAAGTAGGTGAAGATGGCCGGCAGGACCAGGAAGTGCGCGAAGGCGACGCCGGCCGCCGCGAGGATGAGGCTGGTCGGGACGCTGGCGAGGTAGTAGCGGCGCTCTTTGGGGTAGAGCCCGGGCCGCATGAACAGGTAGGTCTCGTAGACGAACACCGGGAGCGAGATGACGAGCCCCGCGAGCGTGGCCATCTTCAGCCGCGCGAAGATGAGCGCCAGCGGGTTGTAGACGCGGGCACAGGCCGCACCGCCCTGGGCGATGTCGGGGTTGGCTGGGCACTGGGCGAGCTGGCCGGGCAGGTAGGTGAACCAGAGGAAGTTGATGATCCGCTCGGCGAACGGGAAGACGACCGCCGAGACCACCGCCAGCACGACGATGACCACGCCCAGCCGCCGGACCATCTCCTCGATGTGGTCGGCCAGCGGCATCTCCTCGTCGCTGGCCGGCCCGTCCTGGTAGCCCTCCACGGTCGTCGTGGAGGTCGGGTCCGCGTACCCGCCGTCGGACTCCGTCTGACTGGCACCAGGGGCCTCCCCTGCGGCGCCGTCGGCCTCGGCCGGCGGGGCGGCGGGCATCTCGCCCTGGCGGTCGCCCTCGACCGACTGCTCGGGTACGTTCGGGTTCGCGGGGTACGACTCGTCGTCCTCGTCGGGGTCGTACTCCGGCGTCTCCATCTCGACGTCCGGGAACGGGTCCTCCCAGTCCTCGGTGTCCTCGGGCCCCCACTGCTTGTCGGGGTCGCCCGCGGGTTCGAGGTCCGACTGCGAGACCGGCTCCGTGTCCGTCTCGGGGTCGGCGTCGGTGTCGCCCTGCGCGTCGGCATCCGTCTCCGAGGGCTCCTCGGCGTCGGCCCCGTACGGACCGTCGCTGACGCGCTCGTCGGCCGCGGCCCCCGGGTCGTCCTCGGCGTCGAGCGGACGGTCGTCGTCGCCCCCCTCGACGGGCTCGTCGCTCGCATCCGTGGGGTCGTCGCCGTCCTCTTCGGGGTCGTCGACAGCCTCGGACGGCTCTTCGGACTCGTCGACGGGTTCGTCGGTGCCGTCCTCCTCGGACCCGTCGCTGTCGGAGCCGTCGCTCGCTGGCTCGTCGACAGCCTCGGACGGCTCTTCGGACTCGTCGTCGGCGTCGTCCGACGGTGGCCGGTCCGACCCCTCGTCGTCCATCACCGGAACGTGCGGTCCATGCGCTTGTAAGCCTTCCCTCCTCGCGTCCCCTACTCGACCAGGCGCTCGATTTCGGTGACGAGGATGTCCCGTGCACCGGCCTGTTTCAGTCGGGTGATCGTCTCGAACACCTCCCGCTCGTCGACGACGACGTGGACCGCGACGGCCCCCTGTCCGTCGTCGCCCTCGTCCCCGGGCGTCGAGGATGCCCGGCTGTCGACGTCCATCACCGTCGGGCCGCCCATGCCGGGGATGACCTCCTCCACGGCCGCGAGCCGGTCCTTCGGGACGTTCATCATCAGGTAGCGCTTGTCCTCGGCCGCCAGGACGCTCTCGAGCGCGGTCGTGAGCTGGCGGACCTTCTCGTCGTCGGCGCGCGACGGGTTCGCGTACAGTCGCACGGAGGACTGCAGCACCTCCTCGACGACCGCGAGTCGGTTCATCCGGAGCGTGGTCCCGGTGGAGGTGATGTCGACGATGGCGTCGGCCATCTCCACGTGCGGCGTGAGTTCCGTCGCGCCCGACACCTCGACGATGTCCGGGCTCACGTCGGTCCCCGCGAAGAAGTTCCGGGTCACGGTCGGGAACTCCGTGGCGACGGTGCCGCCCTCGAGGTCCGCGGCCTCGGTCACGTCGCCGTCCTCGGGGGCCGCGAGGACGAGCCGGCACTTGCCGAACTCCAGGTCCAATAGCTCCGCGAGTCCCGCGCCGTGTTCGTGCTCGGACACCTGGTCGCGGCCGGTGATGCCGACCGCGGCGGCGCCGTCCGCGACGTAGGCGGGGATGTCGGCAGCCCGGGCGAACAGCACCTGCACGTCCGGATCGACGGTGTCGGCGTACAGCTTCCGGTCGCTCCCGTCCTCGACGTGGAGGCCCGCTCGCTCGAGGAGGTCCAGCGTCGGCTCGTGGAGGCGTCCCTTGTTGGGTACCGCGATGCGCATACCGCCCCCTCGCGGCCGACCGGGGAAGACGTTTCGGGCGGTACCCGCCGGCGGTTCGGGGCGGTGTCGGTCGGTGCCCGCCGCCGGCCGAACCACGAGTACTTATCCGGGGCCCGCGACAGACTCGCCCGTGCGACTCGTCCACGCCTCGCTCCCGCCGGGGACGTACGGCAAGGCCGTCGCGCTCCTCGAGGAGGAGGGCATCGACTACACGGTCACTGAGGAGACCAGCGACCGCTACACGCACGTAGTGAGTTTCCCGCTCCCGACCAACGCCGTCGAACCGGTGCTCGCATCGCTACAGGATATCGGGGTCGACGGGGACGCGATGACGGTCGTGACGGAGGCCCAGGCCGTCACCTCCGGGCAGTTCGAGTCGCTGGAGGAGCGGTTCGCCGAGGAGGAACCCAGCGAGGACCGCATCGCCCAGGTCGAGCTCCGCGAGACCGCCGAGAGCCTCGCCTCCACCCCCGCGACCTACGTCTCCCTGACGGTCGTGAGTGCGGTGGTCGCGACGGCCGGACTGCTGCTGGACTCGCCGGCGACGGTCGTCGGGTCGATGGTCATCGCGCCGCTCATCGGCCCGGCGATGGCCGCTGCCGTTGGGACCGTCATCGACGACGGTGAACTGTTCCGCCGCGGCGTGAAGTTCCAGGCCATCGGCGTCCTGCTCTCGGTTCTGGCGGCGACGGGCTTTGCGTTCCTCGTGGAGGCGACCAACCTCGTCCAGGTGACCGACCCGCGAGCCATCGAGCAGGTTCGGGAGCGGCTCTCGCCGGACTTCCTCTCGCTCGCGGTCGCGCTCGGGGCCGGGACCGCGGGCGCGATCTCGCTCACCACCGGCGTCTCGACCGCGCTCGTCGGCGTCATGATCGCCGTCGCGCTCATCCCGCCCGCCGCAACCATCGGTATCGGCATCGCCTACGGGCTGGAGGCGGTCGCGCTCTCGGCGGGCGTCCTCACGCTGGTCAACCTGCTCTCCATCGAACTGGCGGCGCTCATCGTCCTCTACTACGCCGGCTACGCCCCCGAGGGGTTCCTCCAGGCGAAGGGGGCCCGGATGGCGACCATCAAACGCGTCGGCGCGCTCCTCGTCGCCATCGCCCTCCTCTCGGTCTTCCTCGGTGGCGTCACCTACGACTCCTACCAGCAGGCTCGCACCGAAGACGCGATCCAGACCGCTATCGACGACGCGCTGGTCGAGGAGTACCCCGGGGTCGAGCGCCTCGACGTCGGCATCGACACCAGCCAGCGGTACCTCATCTTCGACCGCCCGACGGGGGTGAGCGTCACGGTCGGGGTGCCGCCGGGGACCGATACGGCCGGACTGGTGACGACGCTCGACGCGACCATCGACGCCGCCGTCGGCCACGACGTCCGGCTGGAGGTCCGCTTCGTCACCGTCGAGCACGCCGAGCGGCTGTCCCGCCCCGCCCCGCCCGCGAGCGGGCCCCACGCGAGCGGCGGTCCCCCCGGCGTCGACGCTCAAACGGGCGTTTGACATTCGACGAGACACTTTTCCCACCCCGTTCCAGGCCGGGATGCATGCGACGCAGCATCGCCGCGCTGAGCCTGGCGGTCCTCCTCGTGACCGCCGGATGCAGCGCCCCGCTCGGACTGACAGGCGCCCCCAGCGATGGGGTGAACCAGAACCCCGACGCCGAACCCGGCGGCGGCGGGAGCCAGCCCGCCGTGGCACCGGCCGACCCGGCCCGGACCATCCAGGTCGCCGCCAGTGGCACGGCCGAGGCCGAACCCGACCGCGCGGTCGTCAGCGTGGCGGTCGTGGCCCGCTCGGACGACATCTCGATCATCCGTGACCGGCTCGCGGCCAACGCCACGGAGATGCGCGAGGCGCTCGCCGA from Haloglomus litoreum includes the following:
- a CDS encoding twin-arginine translocase subunit TatC gives rise to the protein MDDEGSDRPPSDDADDESEEPSEAVDEPASDGSDSDGSEEDGTDEPVDESEEPSEAVDDPEEDGDDPTDASDEPVEGGDDDRPLDAEDDPGAAADERVSDGPYGADAEEPSETDADAQGDTDADPETDTEPVSQSDLEPAGDPDKQWGPEDTEDWEDPFPDVEMETPEYDPDEDDESYPANPNVPEQSVEGDRQGEMPAAPPAEADGAAGEAPGASQTESDGGYADPTSTTTVEGYQDGPASDEEMPLADHIEEMVRRLGVVIVVLAVVSAVVFPFAERIINFLWFTYLPGQLAQCPANPDIAQGGAACARVYNPLALIFARLKMATLAGLVISLPVFVYETYLFMRPGLYPKERRYYLASVPTSLILAAAGVAFAHFLVLPAIFTYFVFYSEDATVIAFGLTETFDLMVLMLGGFAIIFQIPLFISLALMMGIVTRGWMASKRLYFWGAFAGLAFLFSPDPTGMAPIIVAATMIVLFEGTLLLAKWTGRK
- the hisG gene encoding ATP phosphoribosyltransferase translates to MRIAVPNKGRLHEPTLDLLERAGLHVEDGSDRKLYADTVDPDVQVLFARAADIPAYVADGAAAVGITGRDQVSEHEHGAGLAELLDLEFGKCRLVLAAPEDGDVTEAADLEGGTVATEFPTVTRNFFAGTDVSPDIVEVSGATELTPHVEMADAIVDITSTGTTLRMNRLAVVEEVLQSSVRLYANPSRADDEKVRQLTTALESVLAAEDKRYLMMNVPKDRLAAVEEVIPGMGGPTVMDVDSRASSTPGDEGDDGQGAVAVHVVVDEREVFETITRLKQAGARDILVTEIERLVE
- a CDS encoding TIGR00341 family protein; the encoded protein is MRLVHASLPPGTYGKAVALLEEEGIDYTVTEETSDRYTHVVSFPLPTNAVEPVLASLQDIGVDGDAMTVVTEAQAVTSGQFESLEERFAEEEPSEDRIAQVELRETAESLASTPATYVSLTVVSAVVATAGLLLDSPATVVGSMVIAPLIGPAMAAAVGTVIDDGELFRRGVKFQAIGVLLSVLAATGFAFLVEATNLVQVTDPRAIEQVRERLSPDFLSLAVALGAGTAGAISLTTGVSTALVGVMIAVALIPPAATIGIGIAYGLEAVALSAGVLTLVNLLSIELAALIVLYYAGYAPEGFLQAKGARMATIKRVGALLVAIALLSVFLGGVTYDSYQQARTEDAIQTAIDDALVEEYPGVERLDVGIDTSQRYLIFDRPTGVSVTVGVPPGTDTAGLVTTLDATIDAAVGHDVRLEVRFVTVEHAERLSRPAPPASGPHASGGPPGVDAQTGV